Proteins from a genomic interval of Pirellulales bacterium:
- a CDS encoding prenyltransferase/squalene oxidase repeat-containing protein codes for MHDFRRILSVLLILSICATHAPARIVAAEGEDSGKRGGTARREAGVKPEDSADRTGVELMTPVTLRSIDRGLAYLAKRQQENGALGSGGWSHNVAVCALAGIAFVASGSTPDEGPYGKEVARAVDFILDNTGDEGFIHVNDDTGHGPMYGHGFATLFLSETYGMTRRRDVREKLSKAVNLIVDTQNSEGGWRYQPQRRDADISVTICQVMALRSARNAGLYVPHSTVDRCVEYVKRSQNADGGFMYMLQGGPSAFPRSAAGVVALYSAGIYDGPAIEGGLTYLMESLPRGNVLARDSHYFYGHYYAVQAMWHAGGDRWRQWYPAIRDELLARQRDDGSWTDSICPEYGTAMACIVLQMPTNYLPIFQR; via the coding sequence ATGCACGACTTTCGCCGGATCCTTTCCGTTCTGCTGATCCTGAGCATCTGCGCTACGCACGCGCCGGCGCGCATTGTGGCCGCCGAAGGCGAGGACAGCGGCAAACGCGGAGGCACCGCCAGGCGTGAAGCCGGCGTCAAACCCGAAGATAGCGCTGACCGCACCGGCGTCGAGCTGATGACCCCCGTCACGCTGCGCAGCATCGATCGCGGCCTGGCCTATCTCGCCAAACGGCAGCAAGAAAACGGCGCCTTGGGCTCGGGCGGCTGGAGCCACAACGTCGCCGTCTGCGCACTGGCTGGCATCGCGTTCGTCGCCTCGGGCAGCACGCCGGACGAGGGGCCGTATGGCAAAGAAGTCGCCCGGGCCGTCGACTTCATTCTTGATAATACGGGGGATGAGGGATTCATTCACGTCAACGACGACACCGGCCACGGACCGATGTACGGGCACGGTTTCGCCACGCTCTTTCTTTCCGAAACTTACGGCATGACGCGGCGCCGCGACGTGCGCGAAAAGCTGTCCAAGGCCGTAAACCTGATCGTCGATACGCAAAACTCCGAAGGAGGTTGGCGCTATCAGCCGCAACGGCGCGATGCCGACATTTCGGTCACGATCTGCCAGGTGATGGCCCTGCGCTCGGCGCGCAATGCCGGATTGTACGTGCCGCATTCGACGGTCGATCGGTGTGTCGAGTACGTCAAGCGCAGCCAGAATGCCGACGGCGGATTCATGTACATGCTGCAAGGGGGCCCGAGCGCCTTTCCCCGTTCGGCGGCGGGCGTCGTCGCACTTTATAGCGCGGGAATCTACGACGGTCCGGCAATCGAGGGTGGGCTGACGTATCTCATGGAGAGCCTGCCGCGCGGCAATGTCTTGGCTCGCGACAGCCATTATTTTTACGGTCACTACTATGCCGTGCAGGCGATGTGGCATGCCGGCGGCGACCGCTGGCGGCAGTGGTATCCGGCGATTCGCGATGAGCTGCTCGCCCGGCAGCGTGACGATGGCTCGTGGACGGACTCCATCTGCCCCGAATATGGCACGGCCATGGCGTGTATCGTGCTGCAGATGCCGACGAACTATTTGCCGATCTTTCAGCGCTAG
- a CDS encoding 2,3-bisphosphoglycerate-independent phosphoglycerate mutase, with amino-acid sequence MDMHELTRSLHTRNNSKIVMVVADGLGGLPFESGGLTELEAAQTPRLDVLARRGIVGLSIPVKPGITPGSGPGHLALFGYDPLQYVIGRGALEATGIGFELGPNDVAARGNFCTLDAKGLISDRRAGRISSQESAPLAVKLRQVKIPGVEVFVEPVKEHRFVVVFRAAGLGGNVHDTDPQATGVAPLAPKASAPDSAKTAEVAAEFVKQAQALLADQSKANGLTLRGFSSRPALPAFEDVYGLKALAIAVYPMYKGLARLVGMDLAGSAQTLDDQLTLLIENWTDYDFFFLHYKYTDSTGEDGNFQAKVQKIEELDAAIPRIMTMAPTVLIVTGDHSTPSRLRTHSWHPVPTLLLSDVCRSDSAEAFCERECLRGGLGQFEAKYLMPLALANAGRLGKYGA; translated from the coding sequence ATGGACATGCACGAACTGACCCGTAGCTTGCACACGCGCAACAACTCGAAGATCGTCATGGTCGTCGCCGATGGCTTGGGAGGCTTGCCCTTCGAGTCGGGCGGGCTGACCGAACTCGAGGCCGCGCAGACGCCGCGGCTCGACGTGCTTGCGCGGCGCGGCATCGTGGGCCTCAGCATTCCGGTCAAGCCGGGAATCACGCCCGGCAGCGGACCTGGACATCTCGCGCTCTTCGGCTACGACCCGTTGCAATACGTCATCGGTCGCGGCGCGCTCGAGGCAACCGGCATCGGTTTCGAACTCGGCCCGAACGACGTCGCGGCGCGCGGCAATTTCTGCACGCTCGATGCGAAGGGATTGATCAGCGACCGCCGCGCTGGCCGCATCAGCAGCCAGGAAAGCGCGCCTTTGGCCGTCAAGCTGCGGCAAGTGAAGATTCCCGGCGTCGAGGTGTTCGTCGAGCCGGTCAAGGAGCACCGCTTCGTGGTTGTGTTTCGCGCCGCCGGCCTGGGCGGCAATGTTCACGATACTGATCCGCAAGCGACGGGCGTCGCGCCATTGGCGCCAAAAGCCAGCGCCCCGGATAGCGCGAAGACGGCCGAAGTCGCCGCCGAATTCGTCAAGCAAGCGCAAGCCCTGCTCGCCGATCAATCGAAGGCCAACGGGCTCACGTTGCGCGGCTTCTCGTCGCGCCCCGCGCTACCTGCGTTCGAAGACGTTTACGGTTTGAAGGCGCTAGCCATCGCCGTCTACCCGATGTACAAGGGCCTGGCGCGGCTGGTGGGCATGGACCTGGCAGGATCGGCCCAAACGCTCGACGATCAACTCACGCTCTTGATCGAAAACTGGACCGACTACGATTTCTTCTTCCTGCATTACAAATACACCGACAGCACGGGCGAGGACGGTAACTTCCAGGCCAAGGTGCAAAAGATCGAAGAGCTCGACGCGGCCATCCCGCGCATCATGACCATGGCCCCCACGGTGTTGATCGTCACCGGCGATCACAGCACTCCCAGCCGGTTGCGCACGCACAGTTGGCATCCGGTGCCGACGCTGCTTTTGTCCGACGTGTGCCGCAGTGACTCGGCCGAAGCCTTCTGCGAACGCGAATGCCTGCGCGGCGGGCTCGGTCAGTTCGAAGCGAAGTACCTGATGCCGCTGGCCCTGGCCAACGCCGGCAGGCTGGGTAAATACGGCGCGTAA
- a CDS encoding DUF4175 family protein — protein sequence MPHPLEQKLARIRRRARQFVLAKAIARSVTLVLVAGLALAALDALFHYHDRGLRAISSLALLSAITVAGRRVWRTLRDSRSGNVQIAQRLERLFPTLRGRLASAVEFSREPADDPLAGSVELRREVIRDATCAVEKLDLSLALDDRPARRALYGLGGVAAIVALLSVAAGPSSRIAARRLLNPLSDVEWPRTHQLAILNPVERLPHGQSFEVEVVDQGSSMPPDDVVMHYRFPSADGEIVEETEPLKSLGGPMLARREGVERSFEYRAVGGDDYTMPWIALAVVEPPAVRGSSLMLHFPGYTGWQPRASEANIRALAGTKVAVNATFTKPLAEAALQLDDDAEIPATIRADGYAGSIAPDADTPFEIRTSGAYSFLLTDREGFHNAAATKYEIRAVPDAPPTVEVVQPKANLFVTPDAAITLSVRAGDDLAVRRVSLDFLRSDKSDTGEESLELLAGPDVVTAELATASAAEGFAGDHHEISYQWQLAPLGLAPGTQVSFHASAVDYAGQAGQSLPRRLTIVSAEEVQDRLADRQTVIFNELSRVRELEQSARSHVSGLQVQLDQTGQLKKTDIDTLQGASLNQQQVERELTNDHEGLRGQINDLLDELSINKIDGPDTQRQMQDLLDRLSRLAAGPLPDASRHLSAAAKAAQAEFPESDQHARDRSTAQTPLEDAAKAQDEVIDALSRMLDDMKQWVSFRHFHREVGQVAKAQEELLEQTAALGQQTLSRAFEDLDPQQRADLQKLAQRQLELARRVDRIEQQMDDSVATARQEDPIAADSMADALAHAREQGLSEQMRQAGRGVEQNRIGQAQQAQRRSADDLRELLDILSSRRENELGRLVKKLREAEKDLERMAAEQEGLRKKIREAEKRPEAERRRELERLARQERKLQEEADRLARKLDRLQAEQAGTQLGKAAGQMGQSADSGTAGDAGSAAEQAEAAKKDLEDAQRELAAKRREAESDLAQEQLARIEDAIDSLHERQQKMVGETVHYQLRQSERGQLTRAEAAGVRELARTQLALRDEMQELAKTLAGAEVFQFVLDLAGQDMGQAAERLDRRDIGDETVRIENSAVSRITQLKDALANDDSSPAENGGQDEAGQEDGGGEGAGEGPSKRARRSLAELKLLKSIQEELNTRTAALAESRRQSSQATAEQEAEYGKLSREQGRLADLVTNMMQTDDHRPEDDPNHLPDIRQAGDAPAEIPERTPKELP from the coding sequence ATGCCGCATCCGCTCGAGCAGAAACTCGCGCGAATCCGCCGTCGTGCGCGGCAATTCGTCCTCGCCAAGGCGATTGCACGCAGCGTGACCCTGGTGCTCGTGGCCGGGCTGGCGCTGGCGGCCCTCGACGCCTTGTTTCATTATCACGACCGCGGTTTGCGGGCCATCTCTTCGCTGGCGCTGCTCTCCGCCATCACTGTGGCCGGCCGGCGCGTCTGGCGCACGCTGCGCGACAGCCGGTCCGGCAACGTGCAAATCGCGCAAAGGTTGGAACGGCTCTTTCCCACCCTGCGCGGACGTTTGGCCAGCGCCGTCGAATTCTCGCGCGAGCCGGCCGACGATCCCCTGGCGGGCTCAGTGGAACTGCGCCGCGAAGTCATTCGTGATGCCACCTGCGCCGTCGAGAAACTGGACCTGTCCTTGGCGCTCGACGACCGTCCGGCGCGCCGCGCGCTGTACGGTTTGGGTGGCGTCGCGGCGATCGTGGCGTTGCTCTCTGTCGCCGCGGGCCCGAGCTCTCGCATTGCTGCCCGGCGCTTGCTCAACCCGCTGAGCGACGTCGAATGGCCGCGTACGCACCAGTTGGCGATACTCAATCCCGTCGAACGCCTGCCCCACGGCCAGTCGTTCGAGGTCGAGGTCGTCGATCAGGGTTCGAGCATGCCGCCGGACGACGTGGTGATGCACTATCGTTTTCCCAGCGCCGATGGCGAAATCGTCGAAGAGACCGAACCGCTCAAATCGCTGGGGGGGCCGATGCTGGCGCGCCGCGAAGGAGTCGAGCGCTCTTTCGAGTATCGCGCCGTGGGAGGGGACGATTACACGATGCCCTGGATCGCGCTTGCGGTCGTCGAGCCGCCGGCCGTGCGTGGTTCGTCCCTGATGTTGCACTTCCCCGGCTATACCGGTTGGCAGCCGCGCGCGAGCGAAGCCAACATTCGAGCGCTCGCAGGAACCAAAGTGGCGGTCAATGCCACGTTTACGAAGCCGCTCGCCGAAGCGGCCTTGCAACTGGACGACGACGCGGAGATTCCGGCCACGATTCGCGCCGACGGTTACGCGGGCTCGATCGCCCCGGATGCCGATACGCCGTTCGAGATTCGCACGTCCGGGGCCTATTCGTTCCTGCTGACGGACCGCGAGGGGTTTCATAACGCCGCGGCGACGAAATATGAGATTCGCGCCGTGCCCGACGCTCCGCCGACGGTCGAGGTCGTGCAGCCGAAGGCGAACCTTTTCGTCACACCCGACGCCGCGATCACGCTCAGCGTTCGCGCCGGCGACGATCTGGCGGTCCGCCGCGTGTCGCTCGATTTCCTGCGCAGCGACAAGTCGGATACCGGTGAAGAATCGCTCGAGTTGCTCGCGGGACCGGACGTGGTGACGGCCGAACTGGCCACGGCCTCGGCCGCCGAGGGATTTGCCGGCGACCATCACGAGATCTCTTACCAGTGGCAGCTCGCGCCGCTGGGGCTGGCCCCTGGCACGCAGGTCTCCTTTCACGCTTCGGCTGTTGACTATGCAGGCCAGGCGGGGCAAAGCCTGCCGCGGCGATTGACGATCGTTTCGGCCGAAGAAGTTCAAGACCGACTTGCCGATCGGCAGACGGTCATCTTCAACGAGCTGTCGCGCGTCCGCGAGCTCGAGCAATCGGCGCGCTCGCACGTCTCGGGGCTGCAGGTGCAGCTCGACCAGACCGGGCAGCTGAAGAAAACCGACATCGATACCTTGCAGGGCGCTAGCCTGAATCAGCAGCAAGTCGAACGCGAGCTGACGAATGACCACGAAGGATTGCGCGGTCAGATCAACGACTTGCTGGATGAGCTGAGCATCAACAAGATCGACGGTCCCGATACTCAGCGACAGATGCAAGACCTGCTCGACCGGTTGTCGCGACTGGCGGCCGGCCCCTTGCCCGACGCCTCGCGCCATTTGTCCGCGGCGGCGAAAGCAGCGCAGGCGGAGTTTCCCGAATCGGATCAGCATGCACGCGACCGCAGCACCGCTCAAACGCCGCTCGAAGATGCTGCCAAGGCTCAGGATGAAGTTATCGATGCCTTGTCGCGCATGCTCGACGACATGAAGCAATGGGTCAGCTTCCGGCATTTCCACCGCGAAGTCGGCCAGGTGGCGAAGGCGCAAGAGGAACTCTTGGAACAGACCGCTGCGCTCGGCCAGCAAACACTTTCGCGGGCGTTCGAAGATCTCGATCCGCAGCAGCGTGCCGATCTGCAAAAGCTCGCGCAGCGGCAACTGGAGCTGGCGCGCCGCGTGGATCGCATTGAACAGCAAATGGATGATTCGGTCGCGACGGCTCGCCAGGAGGATCCCATAGCCGCCGACAGCATGGCCGACGCGCTGGCACACGCGCGCGAGCAAGGACTGTCGGAACAGATGCGCCAAGCCGGGCGCGGCGTCGAACAGAACCGGATCGGCCAGGCTCAGCAGGCTCAGCGGCGAAGTGCCGACGATCTGCGCGAATTGTTGGACATTCTTTCCAGCCGGCGCGAAAACGAGCTGGGACGGCTCGTCAAAAAATTGCGCGAAGCCGAGAAAGATCTCGAGCGAATGGCGGCCGAGCAAGAGGGGCTGCGAAAGAAGATCCGCGAAGCCGAAAAGCGGCCCGAGGCCGAGCGCCGCCGCGAGCTCGAACGCCTGGCGCGGCAAGAAAGAAAACTGCAAGAAGAGGCCGATCGCTTGGCGCGCAAGCTCGATCGGCTGCAAGCCGAACAAGCCGGCACGCAGCTGGGCAAAGCCGCCGGACAGATGGGACAGTCGGCCGATAGTGGCACGGCCGGCGATGCTGGCTCGGCCGCCGAACAGGCTGAAGCAGCGAAGAAAGACCTGGAAGACGCCCAGCGTGAGCTGGCCGCCAAGCGCCGAGAAGCCGAAAGTGATCTGGCCCAGGAGCAATTGGCCCGCATCGAGGATGCCATCGACAGCTTGCACGAGCGCCAGCAAAAAATGGTGGGCGAAACCGTGCATTACCAATTGAGGCAGTCCGAACGTGGACAGTTAACGCGCGCCGAAGCGGCCGGTGTGCGCGAGCTGGCCCGCACGCAATTGGCATTGCGGGATGAAATGCAGGAATTGGCCAAGACGCTCGCCGGCGCCGAGGTTTTTCAATTTGTTTTGGATCTGGCTGGGCAAGACATGGGGCAAGCGGCCGAGCGGCTCGATCGCCGCGACATCGGCGACGAAACCGTACGCATCGAGAATAGCGCCGTCAGCCGAATTACGCAGCTCAAAGACGCGTTGGCCAACGACGACTCGTCGCCCGCGGAAAACGGCGGGCAAGACGAGGCAGGGCAGGAGGACGGCGGCGGAGAAGGGGCCGGAGAAGGACCCTCGAAGCGTGCGCGCCGCTCGCTTGCGGAGCTCAAGCTGCTGAAATCGATCCAGGAAGAGCTCAATACTCGCACCGCCGCCCTGGCCGAGTCGCGGCGGCAATCGTCGCAGGCCACCGCGGAGCAAGAAGCCGAGTACGGAAAACTCAGCCGCGAGCAAGGGCGGCTGGCCGACCTGGTGACGAACATGATGCAAACGGACGACCATCGTCCCGAGGATGATCCCAACCACTTGCCGGACATTCGGCAAGCGGGGGACGCGCCCGCCGAAATCCCCGAGCGGACACCGAAGGAGCTACCATGA
- a CDS encoding NPCBM/NEW2 domain-containing protein, translated as MLRSSTITILHRGGRIGLLFIVAQVAVAYAATVIPATGARFEGQLQSVTADGQATFLVDGARRSISLGDVSRYGALVEPGQGIEILLTGGGLIVADAVHSADEELHIESALFGERTIPLEFVAGVVFDPPRDLPERDRLIERAMDHAARSDRLLLANGDELTGTVASVSGTAVGIESQGQKLSVDLPRIAAVAFDPSLAAAPRASAERILVGLRDGSRFAVSGIVLGDKEAQVKMPDGATWTFPAEALACLQPLSGKAKYLSDLTAEGYRHLPFLNQSWPYRNDASATGTQLRAAGHTYAKGIGMHSAARLTYRLDKRYRRFAAEVALDDQVGDRGAATFGVYVDDKLAWKSDMIHGRMAPVPVDVDVSGGKRLSLIVEFGDRGDELDRANWLDARLIE; from the coding sequence ATGCTACGTTCGTCAACCATTACGATTTTGCACCGCGGGGGGCGCATCGGACTGTTGTTCATCGTTGCGCAGGTAGCCGTCGCGTATGCTGCCACGGTAATTCCTGCGACGGGCGCGCGCTTCGAGGGGCAACTGCAATCGGTGACCGCCGACGGCCAGGCGACGTTTCTGGTCGATGGCGCGCGACGTTCGATATCCCTTGGCGATGTCTCGCGGTATGGCGCACTGGTCGAGCCGGGTCAGGGAATCGAAATCCTATTGACCGGTGGCGGCTTGATCGTGGCTGACGCGGTTCATTCGGCCGACGAGGAGTTGCACATCGAGTCGGCGCTTTTCGGCGAACGAACGATTCCACTCGAATTCGTGGCCGGCGTCGTGTTCGATCCGCCGCGCGATTTGCCGGAGCGTGATCGGTTGATCGAGCGCGCGATGGATCACGCGGCCCGCAGCGATCGGCTGCTCCTCGCCAACGGTGACGAGCTGACCGGCACCGTCGCGTCGGTGAGCGGCACGGCGGTCGGCATCGAATCGCAGGGGCAGAAGCTGTCTGTCGACCTGCCCCGCATCGCGGCCGTCGCCTTCGATCCGTCGCTGGCCGCCGCACCACGCGCGTCCGCCGAACGGATTCTCGTGGGCTTGCGCGATGGTAGCCGCTTCGCGGTGAGCGGCATCGTGCTTGGCGATAAGGAAGCCCAAGTCAAAATGCCCGACGGTGCGACGTGGACATTCCCTGCCGAGGCGCTTGCGTGCTTGCAGCCGCTTTCGGGCAAGGCGAAATACCTCTCTGACCTGACGGCCGAAGGCTATCGCCATTTGCCGTTTCTCAATCAGTCATGGCCTTACCGGAATGATGCCAGCGCGACCGGCACGCAACTGCGCGCCGCAGGCCATACTTATGCGAAGGGAATCGGCATGCACAGTGCGGCGCGGCTGACGTACCGACTCGACAAGCGCTATCGCCGTTTCGCGGCCGAGGTCGCCCTCGACGATCAGGTGGGCGATCGCGGCGCCGCGACCTTCGGCGTGTATGTCGATGACAAATTGGCATGGAAGAGTGACATGATCCACGGCCGCATGGCGCCCGTGCCGGTTGATGTCGACGTGTCAGGCGGCAAGCGATTGAGCCTGATCGTGGAATTCGGCGACCGGGGGGATGAGCTGGATCGGGCCAACTGGCTCGATGCGCGGCTGATCGAGTAG
- a CDS encoding NUDIX domain-containing protein, with translation MPCYTAAMKQSAGVLLYRFVEPRPSRDESLEVLLVHPSGNYNRQAPWSIPKGLPDPGEALEAAARRESVEETGVVAGSLLALGSVILTKSRKEIHAFAGEAPEGAAPSPTSWEVDRAEFVTLASARQLLHPDQVPLLDRLLALLESKK, from the coding sequence ATGCCCTGCTACACTGCGGCGATGAAGCAATCCGCCGGCGTGCTCTTGTATCGATTCGTCGAGCCTCGACCGTCCCGCGACGAATCCCTCGAAGTGTTGCTGGTCCATCCGTCCGGCAACTACAACCGGCAAGCGCCGTGGAGCATTCCCAAGGGGCTGCCCGATCCCGGCGAAGCGCTGGAGGCCGCGGCGCGGCGCGAAAGCGTCGAAGAGACGGGCGTCGTCGCCGGCTCCTTGCTGGCGCTGGGATCGGTGATCCTCACGAAGAGCCGCAAGGAGATTCACGCCTTCGCCGGCGAAGCGCCGGAAGGTGCCGCTCCCAGCCCCACGAGTTGGGAAGTCGACCGGGCCGAGTTCGTGACTCTCGCCAGCGCGCGACAGTTGCTACACCCCGACCAGGTTCCGCTCCTGGACCGGTTACTGGCGCTCTTGGAAAGCAAAAAGTAA
- a CDS encoding PEP-CTERM sorting domain-containing protein, whose protein sequence is MATTAYAVPASFAQFSEAAPGGNLFALNGSAAETDFGTSTGGPLGAAIPVNFTYLTVTGTLPADLQGVQSAHLSMTSSTTSAVSTGFGGLVGAQGFDGTGSLPNSISIIRDTQAAEGSGSQNNLLTVTFNNATLLGIIGSSAPSMSSDTALPGVTITYTSDFLTFPNGEHNFSLTFSSWTGAQGAGGLQIGGVDPALFFLSATAAGAGTFGGNAMVPEPGTISLAVIGLVALVRWARRRR, encoded by the coding sequence TTGGCTACCACGGCTTACGCCGTTCCCGCCAGCTTCGCGCAATTCTCGGAAGCAGCTCCCGGCGGAAACTTATTCGCTCTGAACGGCAGCGCCGCGGAGACCGATTTCGGTACGTCCACCGGCGGCCCCCTGGGTGCGGCGATCCCTGTTAATTTCACGTACTTGACCGTAACCGGAACGCTTCCGGCAGACCTGCAGGGAGTCCAAAGCGCGCACTTGTCGATGACCTCCAGCACGACGAGTGCTGTCTCGACGGGATTCGGTGGCCTGGTCGGAGCCCAAGGCTTTGATGGCACTGGCAGCCTTCCGAATTCGATCTCGATCATTCGTGATACACAAGCCGCGGAAGGCTCCGGATCACAAAACAACCTGCTCACGGTCACGTTCAACAACGCCACGCTGCTGGGGATCATCGGCAGCAGCGCGCCGTCGATGTCGTCCGACACGGCCCTGCCCGGTGTGACGATCACGTACACGTCCGACTTCCTGACGTTCCCGAATGGCGAGCATAATTTCTCGCTCACCTTCAGCTCGTGGACCGGCGCTCAGGGGGCTGGCGGATTGCAAATCGGCGGCGTCGATCCGGCGCTGTTCTTCCTCTCGGCCACGGCAGCCGGAGCGGGAACGTTCGGTGGCAACGCGATGGTCCCCGAACCGGGTACGATCAGCCTGGCGGTCATCGGTCTGGTGGCCCTGGTTCGCTGGGCGCGCCGTCGCCGCTAA
- a CDS encoding metal-dependent hydrolase, with protein sequence MQIELTWLGHGTWSIVAPSDEHGPQTILIDPFLDDSPTAAAKADGVAADFILVSHGHFDHISDAAKIARRTGALVISNFEICEWLGKQGVTRTHPHNLGGGSAQKFGRVQLTIAHHSSMLPDGSNGGSPSGFLLWIGGRKLYFSCDTALFYDMKLIGEHGLDLAVLAIGDQFTMGPDESIRAIQLLNPKMVIPSHYDTWPPIHQDANAWAARVRAETRSEPRVLSPGVKIVLNGS encoded by the coding sequence ATGCAAATTGAACTTACCTGGCTGGGACATGGCACCTGGTCGATCGTGGCGCCCTCGGATGAACACGGGCCGCAAACGATCCTGATCGATCCTTTTCTCGATGATTCACCGACGGCCGCGGCAAAGGCCGACGGCGTGGCGGCGGATTTCATTCTGGTTTCGCACGGACATTTCGATCACATCAGCGACGCCGCGAAGATTGCCCGTCGCACCGGCGCGCTTGTGATCTCGAATTTCGAGATTTGCGAATGGCTGGGTAAACAGGGAGTCACCCGCACGCATCCACACAACCTGGGCGGCGGCTCGGCGCAGAAATTCGGCCGCGTGCAACTGACGATCGCGCATCACAGCTCGATGCTGCCCGACGGATCGAACGGAGGAAGCCCGAGTGGATTCTTGCTGTGGATCGGCGGCCGCAAGCTGTATTTTTCTTGCGATACGGCATTGTTCTACGACATGAAGTTGATTGGCGAACACGGGCTCGACCTGGCGGTGTTGGCGATCGGCGACCAATTCACGATGGGCCCCGACGAGTCGATCCGCGCGATTCAATTGCTCAATCCGAAGATGGTCATCCCTTCGCACTACGACACCTGGCCCCCGATTCACCAGGATGCCAACGCCTGGGCCGCGCGGGTACGTGCCGAGACGCGTTCCGAGCCGCGGGTGCTCTCTCCCGGCGTCAAGATTGTCCTAAACGGCTCGTAA
- a CDS encoding DUF6263 family protein, translating into MALLAASVFASAARADTDLQWKFKPGTKTHFEMKMDAVRETKSRDMVFQLKINQIMDMTWEVVDVDSDGNATLHQTVDRVRMEVTLPQAGQPPVKFDTAQADKTPGAEIPAKIFGAMVGKPFTVKVTPAGKVLDMTPPEGLAQAFKNMPAGGGMTSEEGLQQMIKQSVMPMPEGPAAVGKTWESSAEMDTPPFGKQISTTYYKYAGTEDVDGKKLEKIDITMDVKLEPAADAQAKIKLKDNTAGGEILWDAEAGQPAVSQVKTKTSFEITINSMTVEETFTTNSTMKRVEGGEAREL; encoded by the coding sequence ATGGCCCTGCTGGCGGCGAGCGTGTTCGCCTCGGCGGCCCGGGCCGACACCGATTTGCAATGGAAATTCAAACCGGGGACGAAAACCCACTTCGAAATGAAGATGGACGCCGTGCGCGAGACGAAAAGCCGCGACATGGTCTTCCAACTGAAAATCAATCAGATCATGGACATGACCTGGGAAGTGGTCGACGTGGATTCCGACGGCAATGCGACCTTGCACCAGACGGTCGACCGGGTGCGGATGGAGGTTACCCTGCCGCAAGCCGGGCAGCCGCCTGTGAAATTCGATACCGCGCAGGCAGATAAAACGCCCGGCGCGGAAATTCCCGCCAAGATTTTCGGCGCAATGGTCGGCAAGCCCTTCACCGTGAAAGTGACGCCGGCGGGAAAAGTGCTCGATATGACTCCGCCGGAGGGCCTGGCGCAGGCGTTCAAGAACATGCCGGCCGGCGGCGGGATGACCTCCGAAGAAGGCTTGCAGCAAATGATCAAGCAAAGCGTGATGCCGATGCCCGAAGGGCCGGCGGCGGTGGGCAAGACCTGGGAAAGCTCGGCCGAGATGGATACTCCCCCGTTCGGTAAGCAAATCAGCACCACGTATTACAAGTATGCCGGCACCGAAGACGTCGATGGCAAGAAGCTCGAAAAGATCGACATCACGATGGACGTCAAGCTCGAACCTGCCGCAGACGCGCAAGCGAAAATCAAGCTGAAGGACAATACCGCCGGCGGCGAGATTCTTTGGGACGCCGAAGCCGGACAGCCTGCCGTGTCGCAGGTGAAGACCAAAACGAGCTTCGAGATCACGATCAATTCGATGACGGTCGAAGAAACGTTTACGACCAACAGCACGATGAAACGCGTCGAGGGGGGCGAGGCGCGGGAATTGTAG